One endosymbiont 'TC1' of Trimyema compressum genomic window, ACCAGCACCAATTGTATTATCAATTAGAGGAATTAAAATCATCAAACCAAAAAAGCCAAAAATAATAGATGGAATACTGGCTAAAACATCAACAGCAATCCTTAAAATACGACCTAACTTTGGCGGTGCGATATAAACCATATATACTGCAGTTAAAACACCAATAGGTCCACCAATCAGGGCTGCCCTTAATGTGTAGAAAGCAAAATTGATACAATCATAGGCAAGATACCAAATAAGCCACCTGTTGGCTTCCAATCAGTACCAAAAACAAAATTGCCAAAACCAATTTCAAAAATTGCCGGTGTTCCTCTAAAAAATATGAAAAACATAATCAGAAACAAAGACAAAATGCAAATTGCTGCCGCTAGAATAAATAGTTTTTCAATAATTTTATGACTTACTTTATTCATAAATCCTCCTAATTCAACTGATTACAACAATAGGTTTATTATTGCCACCTACTTAAGACCAATTAGTAATTGCGCCTGAAAAAATTCCCTTTATCTGTTCCTTTGTTAAATTATTAACTAGGTTCTTTTCTTTAATGACCAGGGCAATGCCATCTAAAGCAATAATTGTTTCAGTTAAATCTTCTCCTTCACCTTCTTTTAGATAACGTGAAGACATACTAATATCCACAGTGCCATCTTCAGCTGCCTTAATCCCAGCTGAGGAACCTACACTTTGAATATCAATTTTACGCCCTTGATTTTCTGCCTCAAATGAAGCACTTTCTTTTTCATAAAGGTGCTATAGAAGTCGAACCTACTAAAGATATTTTTAACCCTGTGCTTGCGCCTCCGCTACTGCTACAACCTACAACCTACAACTAAAAACACTGAACTCACTATTAATACTAAACCTAAAAATATTTTTTTCATAATAGTTCCTCCTTATCAATCTTTTTATAATCATTATATGACCTTAATTTTATAGCTTGATTATGGGCGTATTAATTATTTATTAAACAAATAAGAATTTTGTTAAGGAACGTTAAATGTATAAATCTAAATAAATGTATCGTTAGCTTAGATTATTCATTTTAACTTTTTATTAGCCTAGGAGGTTAAATGGAAAATGAATAGTAAATTAAAACTATCAACAGCTGAAAAAATATTAGATGAATCCCTAACTCTTTTCTCAATCCATTGATACCAGGGAGTCTCCGTAGAAACAATTGCTCAAAGAGTAGGCATCAAAGCAAGTTCAATCTATAAACATTTTAGAAGCAAACAAGCTATTTTAGAAGGTATTATTACAATGATGGATAAAAGTTATAAAGATAAGGAAATTAGGTTTAATATTCCTCAAAACAATAAAAAGCAATTGACTTCTACAAAGGTGTTACACCTGAAGAATTATTTAAGATTAGCGAAGGCCTATTTGAATATTTTTTAGACAATGAAAAAGAAAAGAAATTTCGACATTTATTAACAATTGAGCAATTCCAAAATAAGGAAGCAGCTAATTTATTGTTTAAACGTTATTATTTAGAACCAATTAAATACCAAACAATTATTTTTAAAGAACTGGTTAAAAATAAAATTATTCATCAGAGTAACCCTAGTATAGTAGCCCTCCAATTTTTCTCACCAATATATATGCTCATAATAAACTGTGAAAAGGGTTTTCTTTTAAAAAGCGAAGCACAAGAAAATTTAAAAAATCATATTGAGCAGTTTATTCAATTATATTATCAATTAAATTAGAAAGAATTTAGATTATGTTTAATTCATATTTAGGAATCCATCTAAAAATAATATCAACACTTTTAATACTGGGATCCATTATTTATTTTATATACATTTTAAAAAATCTTAATATAGAAGTTCTTCGGGAACACACTTTTATTATTTTATTCTTCTTAGGTTTAGCGCTGTCTATAATTTCTGGAACTAGAGACGCCATTGGTACGCTTACTGGCTTTCCTACCCAAGGCACTCTATTTCTAATCTTGTGCGGATTAGGTGCACTTGCATTCATTATTGGTCTCATAGCACTGATTTCCAAATTTTTCAATACGGATCTTATCTTTTAATGTTTATAATTATTACTAAAATATTACTTGTTGAAGTAAGGCGAATTATACTGCTATTTAGTTCTTAAATAGCCAAAAAAGCCTAGCTGGGATTTATCAAGCTAGGCTTTTTGTATATATTAAAATCTAAACTAAATTATGTTTTTTAAGAGAGTATCCACTATTTTCTTACCTTGTAAATCCAATGGTACTAATGGTAAGCGAACTTCTTCGGTATCAAATCCCATTCTTGAAAGTGCATACTTCACTGGCACAGGATTACTATCACAAAACAAATCCTTAAATGCATCAAAATATTCTAAATGTAGCTCTCTAGCCCTGTCTTGATTACCAGCTAAAAATGATGTAACCATTTCATTAATTTCTTTTCCAATAATATGAGAAGCAACACTGACAATACCGCAACCACCTATTGAAAGAATTGGTAATGTTAAGCCATCATCACCACTATAGATTAAGAAATTATTATCAGTATTTCTTCTAGTTAAACTGATTTTTTCTAAATTTCCACAGGCTGCTTTTAAAGAGCTAATATTAGGTATTTTACTTAAAGCAGTAATAGTATCCACTTCAATTTCCTTAACACTTCTACCTGGAATATTATAAAGCATAATAGGCTTATCTGTTACACTTGCAACTGCTTTAAAGTGTTCAAAAATACCTCTTTGATTTGGCTTATTGTAGTAAGGGGTAACTAAAAGAAAACCATCAATACCTAAATCATGAACTTCTTTTGTAAAGCTCATAGACCCTCTTGTGTTAAATGAGCCTGTTCCCACCATAATAGGAACAGAAATCACATCTTTAACAGCTTTAATAAGTTCAATTTTTTCCTCTTTTGACATAGTAGGATTTTCACCTGTGCTACCACAAAGCAAAATAGAATCACTACCATTTTTTTCTAGAAATTGCGCAAGTCGTTGAGCCTCTTTATAGTTAACTTGGTCTCCTCTAAACGGTGTAACCATTGCCGTCATAACTTTTCCAAACATGATTTTCTCCTCCTAAACTAATTCTTCTTCAAGAAGCAGTTCTGCAATTTGCACAGCATTAGTTGCAGCACCTTTTCTTAATTGATCAGCTACTACAAAAAAGCTAATGCCATTATCAAAAGCTAAATCTTCTCTCACTCGACCTACATAG contains:
- the dapA gene encoding 4-hydroxy-tetrahydrodipicolinate synthase; protein product: MFGKVMTAMVTPFRGDQVNYKEAQRLAQFLEKNGSDSILLCGSTGENPTMSKEEKIELIKAVKDVISVPIMVGTGSFNTRGSMSFTKEVHDLGIDGFLLVTPYYNKPNQRGIFEHFKAVASVTDKPIMLYNIPGRSVKEIEVDTITALSKIPNISSLKAACGNLEKISLTRRNTDNNFLIYSGDDGLTLPILSIGGCGIVSVASHIIGKEINEMVTSFLAGNQDRARELHLEYFDAFKDLFCDSNPVPVKYALSRMGFDTEEVRLPLVPLDLQGKKIVDTLLKNII